A DNA window from Brassica napus cultivar Da-Ae chromosome A4, Da-Ae, whole genome shotgun sequence contains the following coding sequences:
- the LOC106424982 gene encoding SPX and EXS domain-containing protein 1-like: MFENPVTGSPHLRKSGSKSLFLDPGVSGHSEMGDLKGSSSPLQITTMVPSPIFLWRFKVVLFLFWALCCCKIGWDSVMRMSIDLRDLFLYEAFLYYNPLLLVTMMVWLWGVNLWVFSQGSVNYAKVFDLDHNHLTHREMWKCSMWMTIIVPTSMTAYLYLYSHGEVSLAASQPVLLYIAFALVLIFPFDIFYLSSRYFLLRTLWRIAFPLQPITFPDFFLADILTSMVKVFSDLERSVCRMVHRQVATIAWFEADAVCGSHQIAIPLVLVFPYICRLLQCLRQYKDTKEKSSLLNALKYSTAVPVIFLSALKYHVMPESWTSFYRPLWLFSSVINSLYSFYWDVTRDWDLSGFTKIFKFSRPSNISHLLYGRQWVYFWVIGSNLVLRCAWTYKLSAHLRHNYITVFAVTAMEMFRRFQWVFFRVENEWNKITKSHPLAEISLEEDKLLGSATTHDV; the protein is encoded by the exons ATGTTTGAAAATCCAGTAACAGGCAGTCCTCATCTTCGCAAGTCTGGTAGCAAATCCCTCTTCCTCGATCCTG GTGTAAGCGGGCATTCAGAAATGGGTGACCTTAAAGGATCAAGTTCACCACTTCAGATTACAACAATGGTTCCCTCTCCTATTTTCCTTTGGAGATTTAAG gttgttttgtttcttttctggGCTTTATGTTGCTGCAAG ATTGGATGGGATTCAGTTATGAGAATGAGTATTGACCTGCGAGATTTGTTTTTGTACGAAGCCTTTCTTTATTACaatcctcttcttcttgtg ACCATGATGGTTTGGCTCTGGGGAGTCAACTTATGGGTGTTCTCTCAAGGAAGTGTCAATTACGCCAAAGTCTTTGATCTCGATCATAACCACCTCACTCATCGAGAGATGTGGAAG TGTAGCATGTGGATGACAATCATTGTCCCTACTAGCATGACTGCCTATCTATATCTCTATTCTCATGGTGAAGTATCTTTGGCTGCTTCACAACCG GTGCTCCTGTACATTGCTTTTGCTTTGGTTCTGATATTTCCCTTCGACATTTTCTACTTGTCAAGTCGATATTTTCTGCTGAGAACATTATGGAGGATAGCTTTTCCACTACAG cCAATTACATTTCCGGACTTCTTTTTGGCAGATATTCTGACCTCCATGGTAAAG GTGTTTTCTGACTTAGAGCGCTCCGTCTGCCGGATGGTGCATAGACAG GTCGCAACAATTGCGTGGTTTGAAGCTGACGCTGTCTGTGGCAGTCATCAAATTGCAATTCCTTTGGTTCTTGTTTTCCCCTACATTTGTCGTCTTTTGCAATGTCTTCGACAGTACAAGGATACAAAGGAAAAATCATCTCTTTTAAATG CTCTGAAATATTCAACAGCAGTGCCTGTGATCTTTCTTTCTGCGCTTAAATACCACGTGATGCCCGAGAGCTGGACATCATTTTACCGACCTCTCTGGCTTTTCTCAAGTGTCATCAACTCACTCTACTCATTCTACTGGGATGTAACTCGAGATTGGGACTTAAG CGGTTTCACTAAGATATTCAAGTTTAGCCGTCCAAGTAACATATCACATCTCTTATATGGCCGACAATGG GTGTATTTCTGGGTGATAGGGAGCAATCTGGTGCTGAGGTGCGCATGGACATACAAGTTATCGGCACATTTGAGGCACAACTACATAACGGTGTTCGCAGTGACCGCCATGGAGATGTTTAGACGCTTTCAATGGGTATTTTTCAGAGTAGAGAATGAGTGGAACAAGATCACCAAATCGCATCCATTGGCTGAGATTTCACTTGAAGAAGACAAACTACTTGGTTCTGCTACAACCCATGATGTCTAG